The following proteins are encoded in a genomic region of Zea mays cultivar B73 chromosome 9, Zm-B73-REFERENCE-NAM-5.0, whole genome shotgun sequence:
- the LOC100283777 gene encoding 30S ribosomal protein S1, chloroplastic-like, which translates to MASLAQHVAGLPCPPLSGASRRRPAAQRRPPSALVCGTYALTKDERERERMRQVFDDASERCRTAPMEGVAFSPDDLDTAVESTDIDTEIGSLIKGTVFMTTSNGAYIDIQSKSTAFLPLDEACLLDIDNVEEAGIRPGLVEEFMIIDENPGDETLILSLQAIQQELAWERCRQLQAEDVVVTGKVIGGNKGGVVALVDGLKGFVPFSQVSSKTTAEELLEKELPLKFVEVDEEQGRLVLSNRKAMADSQAQLGIGSVVLGTVESLKPYGAFIDIGGINGLLHVSQISHDRVADISTVLQPGDTLKVMILSHDRERGRVSLSTKKLEPTPGDMIRNPKLVFEKADEMAQIFRQRIAQAEAMARADMLRFQPESGLTLSSEGILGPLSSDAPSEDSEEPTDE; encoded by the exons ATGGCGTCCCTGGCGCAGCACGTCGCGGGCCTACCGTGCCCCCCTCTATCCGGCGCGTCGCGCCGTCGCCCCGCGGCGCAGAGGCGGCCTCCGTCGGCGCTTGTGTGCGGTACCTATGCGCTGACCAAGGACGAGCGGGAGCGGGAGCGGATGCGCCAGGTGTTCGACGACGCCTCCGAGCGCTGCCGCACCGCGCCCATGGAGGGCGTCGCCTTCTCCCCCGACGACCTCGACACCGCCGTCGAGTCCACCGACATAGACACGGAGATCGGCTCGCTC ATTAAAGGAACAGTATTTATGACTACCTCAAATGGTGCATATATCGACATCCAATCCAAGTCTACTGCTTTTTTGCCCTTAGATGAGGCATGTCTTCTTGATATCGATAATGTTGAAGAGGCTGGCATTCGTCCTGGGTTAGTAGAAGAATTCATGATAATTGATGAGAACCCAGGTGATGAAACTTTGATTCTAAGTTTGCAAGCAATTCAGCAAGAACTTGCATGGGAAAGGTGCCGGCAACTTCAGGCCGAAGATGTCGTTGTCACGGGTAAA GTAATTGGTGGAAACAAAGGAGGTGTAGTAGCTCTTGTGGATGGGCTTAAGGGTTTCGTTCCATTTTCGCAAGTGTCATCG AAAACAACCGCCGAAGAGCTGCTTGAGAAAGAATTGCCTCTGAAGTTTGTAGAGGTCGATGAGGAACAAGGCAGGCTTGTCCTCAGTAATCGCAAGGCAATGGCAGATAGTCAGGCCCAGCTAGGTATTGGATCAGTTGTCTTGGGAACTGTAGAGAGCCTAAAACCTTATGGCGCCTTCATTGACATCGGTGGAATCAACGGCCTTCTCCATGTGAGCCAGATTAGTCATGACCGTGTTGCAGATATCTCAACAGTTCTGCAACCAGGAGATACCCTCAAG GTTATGATACTGAGCCATGACCGTGAAAGAGGCCGAGTCAGCCTTTCTACTAAGAAGCTTGAGCCAACACCTGGTGACATGATCCGCAATCCCAAGCTTGTGTTTGAGAAG GCTGATGAGATGGCTCAGATATTCAGGCAGAGAATAGCTCAGGCAGAGGCTATGGCTCGTGCTGACATGTTGAGATTCCAGCCAGAG AGTGGATTGACCCTCAGTTCAGAGGGCATCTTAGGACCATTGTCGTCGGATGCACCTTCGGAGGATTCTGAAGAACCCACAGATGAATAG